aattcatgTTGACCTGAGAGTTGAGATTGAGCACAGTGTGTATTGTGGATTTATTAGTTTCATAAAacaaagcatgttttttttattttactatttattttattctttactgggcagtttttcaaaatacacttcacattttttatcagactTTCTTCAAAACACGTAGACATTTGATAGATTCACATTGAGTGTACAGTGTAGTCATGTTGCAATCTGCTTAAATATgttgataataatgcattaagtCCAATAGGTGGCATTGTGTCCACAAGTATAAACCATCCACAAGCTTTAAAGGGCTGTGAGATCTATTTTGccatgaaaaacaaacagcaaattaattaatctgcAGGATATTCTTGCATCTTACATTTGACACACATTTGCCTTTTTCAGAGCAATCTGAGAATAGTGGGATGCTGTAAGCTGGTTTAAATGGGTTCAAAGGGTTTCCCTTAAAAGCTGAGGAGGTGGATAGAGTCAGCAGCACATGACAAGCAGACACATTAACAAGCAGTTCCTTTGTCCTCATAATGTTGACCATCACTACGGGACACTTCATACTACTTCATAAATGTTCTCAGCAGGGGAGGTGTTGAGATTTTCAAGCGTCTTCTTCGGCAGAAATTTTCTCCCTGGTTTGAAGAAATGCAAACGTTAAATTCGATTCTCAATCTATAAAAAGGGCGACCCACTCAGTGACTTCAACGGCTCAATAGACGCCCACTTTTAATGTGCAAAATGCATCTGAATGGCACATGAGTCACAAACTATAATCCATTCCATACTTACGGAAAACAAAGACGAGGATTAAGATtatgaggaagaagaaaataGCTGCCACCCTGCCAATGTTCCCCACTTCCTGGAGGGCTTTGAACATTTCCTGCAATGAAAATCAACCTTATCATGAGAGACTGGGTCAATTATAATTGGCACATAGTTTGAAATATGTGCCATAAATATTCAGTATATtgaaaataatatattgtataGTCAATTtgttaggggtgggggaaatgtctgtacagcatagtatcacgatattttgcTTGGCAATACTGCATCGATACACAGACAACAAGTATCGATCTCTTAATAATACGGTGGTCagtattctgtctttcagaggtttcagggtgctcagtcttaaagccagagtgaagatactggtatcaaatgaaactagaaaacctaaggatcgattggtaccaactatgtcatgttagcttgatGGGAAGAACTCTAAATAATGCACCAACTTTAGGCGAaagtttagcaaaaaaaaaactggcatggccattttcaaaggggtcccttgacctctgatctccagatatgtgaatgaaaactctgagatgaacagagtgaaaactgtatcttattatataaaacagattttgtcaaactgcataatttgcagttggaaaaaaggtaataaatcacaatatatcttattgcaatcAGCATatagcaaaatgtttaaaatcgcagtAAGATCATATTGTGATCGTATCGTAACCTTACAGCCTTTCATTTTAGTCACATTAGAGTCCTCATGTGTTGTAAAAAGTATAATTATTTGTATACATTTTGTACTGtggatataaaaacattaacacatgtttgttttaacatcactaatttctgtaacagattaacgcaatttgcgattttaagattgtagcgggctcagtgttaaagctaaagagaagatactggtatcatatgaaactagaaaacctaagaaagtcaattagtaccaaccatgtcatatcgtgaaggaggctaaataacgctccaaagttacactcgATTTTTCCGAAGAAATCATGGctatttcaaaggggtcccttgacctctgacctcaagatatgtgaatgaaaatgggttctctgggtacccacgagtctcccctttacagacatgcccactttatgataatcacatgcaatttggggcaagtcatagtgaagtcagcacactgacacactgacagctgttgttgcctgttgggctgcagtttttcatgttatgatttgagcatattgtttatgctaaatgcagtacctgtgagggtttctggacaatatttgtcattgttttgtgttgttaattaaaaaagcatatttgcccactcccatgttgataagagtattaaatacttgacatatctacctttaaggtacattttgaacagataaaaaaaatgtgtgattaatttgcgattaatcatgattaactatggacactcatgcgattaatcaaaattaatattttaattgattgacagccctaatttcctcacttttgaaaaaaaaaaaaaaataaaaaaaaatataatcttACCTCAGTTTTTGTAATTCCAATTATCGCCAACATTTGGTAACCAACTTCCACATTTTTAGTCACAGATGTTAATATTTCTGTAAGGAGTTGAAACCGTCACTACgatatataaaacaaagtttATGCTTGAAATTAAATACAATGAACTACATTATATTTTATCCCTGAATACAAAACATTGCCAATAAAACAGCAGCTTAAAGACATTTAGATTTGCAAAAAATAGACAATTTTGATCAACATCACCACTTTTtaacattattcatttattcactgCTCACCTTGTCTCCCACCAGTAGCAAGTGTCCAGTCCTGGGTAACGGGTTGTTCCTCAGAAGctggcaaaaaacaaaaaaccttaAGTCTGGATAATAAAGTTTATAATCAACCTGGATGATTTTCATGACCATTACCTTCCTCCATGACCAGCCATGTGTTGACCTTCTCGTCATTGAACCACCCTGGGATCTCGAGCCTGCAGCCGTACATGCCGGCATCGCTCTGCTGAGCGTCCAGGATGGTCAACGACGCGTCTCCGTCTGTCACCCTGCCCAGCAGCTGGTACCTGGAGGACTCCCTGAAAAGCACAGCCCCGTCCTCGGTGGACAAGATGGTGTCGGTGCATTTGGACATGGGCACCGTCCCTCGTCCCCAACAGAAACTCAGGACGCCGTGAGTTTGGGCGTCATACCTACAGGGCAAAGTGACATTGTGCCCAAAGACGCCAACGACCTCGACAGTGCTGGAAGACACTGTGGAGGACGGCAAATGATTAAACAGTGTTTACAATGCAGATTGCAATTGTAATTAATAAATGTGAAGCCCCCGaaagcatccacacacacacacacacatcaccactGTTGCACCCACAGACCCACTACATATATAAGAAAACCAAAAAAGCACAGAATATCGACTCACCTTGGGTCAGGATTGAGAGGTAAAAATAACAAAGACCACGCATGAGTGTAGGTTCTTGTATAACAACGTCCTGAAGTGAGGCGAAGACGATGTTCTCCTCACACACATTCCAGGATGAAGCGCACTGAAGTTTTAACTTCCCTTTTTTGAGAATCAGGAAGGAAATCAATACCAGTCATGTCTACATCTGAAGTTGCATTCGTGTGATGAGCTCACACCAGATCAGCTGTTATAATCCACATCTGAGTTGATCATCGTCAGCTTGATAAAACTGCTGCACTGAGTCATTGTAATAAATCTAAAAGGAACTTTGTATGAAAATCCTCAATGGGACAGGTCTAGGGCTTCAAAACATGTCTCCTCTAGGGCCAGCAGAGAGAAGTGTCTGGAAAACAACTCATCACAGCCAAATTACAACAACAATCTTACAGCAgttactgctacaactactgaAGATGAACCTTTAATGACCCCTGTGGAAAATTGGGGACTTCAATCCAAAAACTGTGAGCCAGTGCAGTAGTACTCGAGACCGGTctcaagaccactttttgaaggtcttgGTCCCATCTCGGAATCGACCGCATTTTTACTTTCGTCTCGTCTcggtctcagacaaagaggactcgGGATCATATTTCAAAACCGTTTGAGTTCAACTAAATTGCCTGTTTATcgtctgatttatttgttaacatcattactgGGCGGCATttgggtggctgtggctcagagggtagagcaggttgtccaccaatcggaaggtcggcggttcgattcccggctgctccgggtcacatgtcgatgtgtccttgagcaagacacttaaccccaaattgctcccgaaggcatagccatcggtgtatgaatgagtatttagattagatcctgatgggcaaagttggcaccttagtagcctctgtcatcagtgtatgaatgtgtgtgtgaatgggtgaatgctgacatgtagtgtaaagcgctttgagtggtcggaaaactagaaaagcgctatataagtccaagtccatttaccattactgtgattgctcaaagaaaagaaaaaaggaaaattccCATATAAAATTCACCTCAGCATTGCCTTTTGATTATATTATCAAGACATAGTTCTCATGGTTCACCGCtacatacacacagatatacagtatactgtatatggctaTAAAGAGGTGAGTGAAGAGGAATCTTTATGTGTTATTGCTGGGTGTTTTTATGGCTTTGTGGATCTCAAAGTCTCGGTCttgatacactctggtcttggtcttgacttgggctacgttccaaatcgcataatttttctatttacttttaatacatactgcagctgcctttacaaagtatgtactgttgcagGCAGTATGCATACAGTTGGGACaaactacttcatcataacattgctccttgaactttgaccctcttgctcatatatttgCTGAGCAGAGGAtggtgggtcagaatagccagagaAGCACGCTGGCTTGTATACTGCaaaaatgtgaccagatgtagtagaacatcctggtatttttggcatactgcatttgacatactatgtatttggacatactaaatcttttaaatagtatggtagtatgggtattggaatgcaCAGTTGGTCTCGGTTaaggtggtcttgactacaacacggCTGTGAGCAGTGCAAAAGAATCCAAAAGCCAAGACTGAGACACGGTAATCAATTTAGCTCACAGACCACACAAGCTATAAACAGACAAGAGAAGTGGGCTTCTTGAGAACTGCTTGTGTCAGTACATAACACTTACTCAACCACAATATTTCCTGTTTAAGTGTGTGTCATCTTCCTCTGGCTTCTTTTAAACTTTCCACACAGTGAATGTGGGATTGCATGTTGTGcgtataaatagatttttttttcgctCATCTCGTTACAGGTGAGAGCTGATGTTTATAGCGTCCATCTCAAAATGGCTTGACCTCATCTCACCAAACCAACCCTGACTTCCAACCACATGCTCAaggttttttcttttcatctagTGTTTATAATGACAACCGTCTCTACCCATTTGCTGTCCTTTATGAGTGAAAACAATACCCTCAGCCAAATCCTATTAGGTTTAAGAGATACCTCAGAGTGACTCATAAACTTGAAATGATCCATTTTATTAGTTTAGATGCTGAACGATACTGTAGACCAccttgttgtttctttttttttgttatattgtaGAATAAAGCTCTTTACCGGTCAGCTTCTTTCTAATGGAACACTTTGAATTAACGGTCTGTGAACAGGCGATGCTTCCTCCTCAAATTTTCATTCCCGTCTTATTCTATTTTCACACTTCGATAGAACATTTATTTCGCAAGCATGACATAATTGTTCACAGGTATGCAAATACACTTTATAGCTGAAAGCAGTCGAGTCACGAACCAGTCAAGGTTTGAATGCAAGGTAAAATTCACCACTGAGGGTTCCAGTAAATGTCTGTGCGTATATATATGTGCGAACGTATGTGTGTATGCTCAAAGGTCATTGTTATATGACCATTACTAACAGGAAGAAAGAgtcagtgcagtgtgtgtataaGAAGACAGCAGcctgagaaaaatattttatctTTGCCAGCCTTTATCTGCCCTCCGTTCACCTCTGACAGACACCGTCTCCACCTCCACGTCAACACTGCCAGAGCTGCTTTAGTGCTCCATAGATCACTGTCCTCCCACAGTGATGCCCTGTGTTTTGTCACTTCTCTTTC
This DNA window, taken from Sebastes umbrosus isolate fSebUmb1 chromosome 9, fSebUmb1.pri, whole genome shotgun sequence, encodes the following:
- the LOC119494566 gene encoding hepatitis A virus cellular receptor 1 homolog, which gives rise to MRGLCYFYLSILTQVSSSTVEVVGVFGHNVTLPCRYDAQTHGVLSFCWGRGTVPMSKCTDTILSTEDGAVLFRESSRYQLLGRVTDGDASLTILDAQQSDAGMYGCRLEIPGWFNDEKVNTWLVMEEASEEQPVTQDWTLATGGRQEILTSVTKNVEVGYQMLAIIGITKTEEMFKALQEVGNIGRVAAIFFFLIILILVFVFRRKFLPKKTLENLNTSPAENIYEVV